A window from Symphalangus syndactylus isolate Jambi chromosome 22, NHGRI_mSymSyn1-v2.1_pri, whole genome shotgun sequence encodes these proteins:
- the ARHGEF16 gene encoding rho guanine nucleotide exchange factor 16 isoform X4 — protein sequence MFEILTSEFSYQHSLSVLVEEFLQSKELRATMTQMEHHHLFSNILDVLGASQRFFEDLEHRHKAQVLVEDISDILEEHAEKHFHPYIAYCSNEVYQQRTLQKLTSSNAAFREVLREIERRPACGGLPMLSFLILPMQRVTRLPLLTDTLCLKTQGHSERYKAANRALKAISKLVRQCNEGAHRMERMEQMYTLHTQLDFSKVKSLPLISASRWLLKRGELFLVEETGLFRKIASRPTCYLFLFNDVLVVTKKKSEESYMVQDYAQMNHIQVEKIEPSELPLPGGGNRSSSVPHPFQVTLLRNSEGHQEQLLLSSDSASDRARWMVALTRSERQWQGLSNKGGECGLGACRAGPLPWLGTLAPTVAQGSLAPGVVLRPGSPGMGHPGPRGCVCWRPLGSGAWPMPPDSPAMATALSRPAPGGDHEGLLREASRRGHTAAGGCGPGSAAGGWLALWREAPGRRDGLVPRGLCPLHHQPCGRGGQRPQDGASAGGDGRIALPRPAGGSTACPRSASGCAWLQRAWGACLKDPAWFPGASQEPVAVVPGSGHFTEGRSHVPREAPQASSRGPPHVPGSLAYSHWLAGPLSAAGPHLPTVPTGQLHPD from the exons ATGTTCGAGATCCTCACGTCAGAGTTCTCCTACCAGCACAGCCTGAGCGTCCTGGTGGAGGAGTTCCTGCAGTCCAAGGAGCTGCGGGCAACCATGACCCAGATGGAGCACCACCACCTCTTCTCCAACATCCTGGATGTCCTGGGTGCCAGTCAGAG GTTCTTCGAGGACCTGGAGCATCGGCACAAGGCCCAGGTGCTGGTCGAGGACATCAGTGACATCCTGGAGGAGCACGCCGAGAAGCACTTCCACCCCTACATTGCCTACTGCTCCAACGAGGTCTACCAGCAGCGCACGCTGCAGAAGCTGAC AAGCAGCAACGCCGCCTTCCGAGAGGTCCTGAGAGAGATTGAGAGGCGGCCGGCATGCGGGGGCCTGCCCATGCTCTCCTTCCTGATCCTCCCCATGCAGCGGGTAACCCGGCTGCCCCTCCTGACGGAT ACGCTCTGCCTCAAGACCCAGGGCCACTCCGAGAGGTACAAGGCCGCCAACCGCGCACTGAAGGCCATCAGCAAG CTGGTGAGGCAGTGCAACGAGGGGGCCCACAGGATGGAGCGCATGGAGCAGATGTACACGCTGCACACACAGCTGGACTTCAGCAAGGTCAAG TCCCTCCCACTGATCTCCGCCTCCCGGTGGCTGCTGAAGCGCGGGGAGCTGTTCTTAGTGGAAGAAACCGGACTTTTTCGAAAAATCGCCAGCCGGCCAACGTGCTACCTGTTCCTGTTCAACGATGTCCTGGTTGTGACCAAGAAGAAGAG TGAGGAGAGCTACATGGTCCAGGACTACGCCCAGATGAACCACATCCAGGTGGAGAAGATAGAGCCGTCTGAGCTCCCTCTGCCCGGGGGCGGCAACCGCAGCTCCTCCGTGCCCCACCCCTTCCAGGTGACCCTGCTTCGCAACAGCGAGGGCCACCAGGAGCAGCTGCTGCTCTCCTCAGACTCCGC GAgtgaccgggcgcggtggatGGTGGCGCTCACACGCAGTGAGAGACAGTGGCAGGGCCTCTCCAACAAAGGAGGTGAGTGTGGGCTGGGGGCCTGCAGGGCTGGCCCTCTGCCATGGCTGGGCACTTTGGCCCCCACTGTAGCCCAAGGGAGCCTGGCACCTGGCGTTGTGCTGCGGCCTGGCAGTCCGGGGATGGGGCACCCTGGCCCCAGGGGATGTGTCTGCTGGAGGCCGTTGGGGAGTGGAGCCTGGCCCATGCCTCCCGACAGCCCTGCGATGGCCACTGCCCTATCCAGACCTGCCCCAGGTGGAGATCACGAAGGCCTTCTTCGCGAAGCAAGCAGACGAGGTCACACTGCAGCAGGCGGATGTGGTCCTGGTTCTGCAGCAGGAGGATG GCTGGCTCTATGGCGAGAGGCTCCGGGACGGAGAGACGGGCTGGTTCCCCGAGGACTTTGCCCGCTTCATCACCAGCCGTGTGGCCGTGGAGGGCAACGTCCGCAGGATGGAGCGTCTGCGGGTGGAGACGGACGTATAGCCCTGCCGAGGCCAGCGGGTGGCAGCACAGCCTGTCCCCGATCAGCAAGTGGCTGTGCCTGGCTCCAGAGAGCGTGGGGAGCTTGTCTCAAGGACCCAGCATGGTTCCCTGGGGCTTCCCAAGAGCCTGTGGCTGTGGTGCCGGGCTCCGGACACTTCACAGAAGGAAGATCACATGTCCCCCGAGAGGCACCCCAGGCAAGCTCGAGGGGGCCACCCCATGTCCCAGGGAGCCTTGCCTATTCTCATTGGCTGGCTGGGCCTCTCTCAGctgctgggccccacctccccacTGTACCCACGGGGCAACTCCACCCGGACTGA